The following are encoded in a window of Borrelia coriaceae genomic DNA:
- a CDS encoding variable large family protein: protein MKNLKKPLSVIAMMSMFTSCELIADAISNQNGISLENPTTIATNQDIKNEIQQKNVQNTNTSWFPAINLLRILGTNVEIKANQERNQIENHFKKVKSILQTVKDELKDKINENESSIKNFDETINKIMTILNNLANATANNNIEIGATNNIGTKAAIISNKNNVNTIINEIKNIIELAKNSNIDIEQQSIDNNPITLQNNAAALNALNGGGGRELKGGANKGDGYALFNIVNQVNKWEIINKIIEATTDVKNDGYAHNENNNAGQLITGKTINGAGAKSKADIAAAIALKAMSKNGKFAGYKQNDNGGNKYTKNIQNATANAVNKTLTALDITIMNILNAEFAKIKK, encoded by the coding sequence ATGAAAAATCTTAAAAAACCTTTGAGTGTTATTGCTATGATGTCTATGTTCACTAGTTGTGAACTCATTGCTGACGCTATCTCTAATCAAAATGGCATTTCACTAGAAAATCCAACAACAATAGCTACAAATCAAGACATAAAAAACGAAATACAACAAAAAAACGTCCAAAACACAAACACAAGCTGGTTTCCTGCAATCAATCTACTTAGAATTCTAGGAACAAATGTTGAGATTAAGGCTAATCAAGAAAGAAATCAAATAGAAAATCACTTTAAAAAAGTAAAAAGTATATTACAAACAGTTAAAGACGAATTAAAAGATAAAATTAACGAAAATGAAAGCTCAATCAAAAATTTTGATGAAACAATCAATAAAATAATGACCATCCTAAACAACTTAGCTAATGCCACTGCTAATAACAATATTGAAATTGGAGCAACTAATAACATAGGGACTAAAGCTGCTATTATTTCTAATAAAAACAATGTCAACACTATAATCAATGAAATAAAAAATATAATTGAACTTGCAAAAAACTCTAACATAGACATTGAACAACAAAGTATTGATAACAATCCCATCACTTTACAAAACAACGCCGCTGCACTTAATGCTCTAAATGGTGGTGGTGGAAGAGAGCTTAAAGGTGGAGCTAACAAAGGAGACGGTTACGCACTGTTTAATATAGTAAATCAAGTCAACAAATGGGAAATAATAAACAAAATAATAGAAGCTACAACAGATGTTAAAAACGATGGTTACGCTCATAATGAAAATAACAACGCCGGACAATTAATTACTGGAAAAACAATTAATGGAGCTGGGGCCAAAAGTAAAGCCGACATTGCAGCTGCTATTGCATTAAAAGCTATGAGTAAAAATGGTAAATTTGCTGGTTACAAACAAAATGATAATGGTGGCAATAAATACACCAAAAACATTCAAAATGCTACTGCTAATGCTGTTAACAAAACATTAACTGCACTTGATATAACTATCATGAACATATTAAATGCTGAATTTGCCAAAATTAAAAAATAA